AGTCTTGGGAGGGAGTAGATATAAGTTGGTATTGAACGTGACTTGTGGGTGTTAGAGATGTTGAGGTGAAGGGCCTCTGGCTCGTGGCCTCATTGAACTGTCCTGATCTTAAGACTGAGCCAGGCAAGGTCCTGCAAGCATGGCGGTGTCGAAGGTGAAGCAGGACATGCCCCCGGTGGGGGGCTACGGCCCTATCGACTACAAGCGGAACCTTCCGCGTcggggactttttaaaaaaaaaaaaaaaaaagactgagccACAGAACGTGGGGCTCCCCAGAGGTTTTCTGAATTCTGCGCatgtttgttggagaaggcaatggcaacccactccagtattcttgcctggaaaatctcatggacagagaagcctggtgggctgcagtccatggggtcactaagagtcagacacgactgaacgattttactttcacttttcactttcatgcattggagaaggaaatggcaacccactccagcgttcttgcctggagaatcccagggataggagagcctcgtgggctgctgctgtctatggggtcgcagagtcggacactactgaagcgacttaacagcagcagcacgTTTGATACGagatcctttcttctttttaaaatattttagctacTAAAAAACCTTCATGTGTTCAAATATGTTAGCTTGTATTTCCTTGATTGACGTTGGAAATCTGCTTTATGTCTTAAGAGTTTGGGGGCATATTTGCATATTTATGCTTTTGTAAGTGACGGTTATTCACTGAGTTTGTAAAATTAGTTAGAAGAGGGAGGTTGTTTCCAGTATGGAGAGTGGTTTGAGCTGCTCTTTCCTTCGTCTCTGAATATCTCTTGACAGTCTTTTCTCCTGTTTATTTTCTACCACACCATGCATGAATTCTCGCCCTGTATCATCCACTATGCCTTCTCTCCCTAGTGTGCTGCTTTTATTTCTAGGCACTAGTGAAGAAAGACTTAACAAGACTTTACATCTTTATCCACCAAATCATGTGACCCAATTTCATCTTATTCtctagttcattcattcagtggctTGTAAAAGACATTGTATCTTGAAGCTGTTCACCCCATCCTATCTTCCACTTGTGTCAGGAGAAGATGAAATCCCACTGTGAACTTCTTGTGCCATCTGCTTTATCTCAGTGTATGTGTGTTATTGCACAGTGGTTGGTTCACAGTAGTTTGACTTTATCAAGTTCATCTTGTGGTCAGGTATGACACAgaatccttctttattttttttttcttttttgcttagtTAGTCTTTCCTCACAGAAATGGTAGAAAATGTGTTTGAAATCAAGAAATAAGTCCTATGGGGCATGGCTAAATTAAGGAgaccactttaaaaacaaaaccaggtaGGGTTTTCCCCTAAAAGCAGTTACTCTAGGAGGCCAGATAGTTTTCTACTGATAAGTCCTATTGTTACTTTTTGAAATACCTTTTGAAActacttttagaattttttttagaggcatattttaaaatcatcatttAGGGATCACACCTCATTTAATAATGAAAAGGTAACACTCATCTTAACTGCTTTTTACCTTATGACTGAGATGATACCACGTGACTCCCCTCcccttttaaaatcaaattcatCTTCAGGGGTTAAACGGCGACCATTGGGAGTGTTCAAAACAGTGTGTCTCAGGCTCTGAAAGCAATTGCAAGAgaaaattgcaaaatattttgaaaaatggcaGCATGGTTAGAATAAGTGTTTAACCACCTTTAGGGACTAAGGACCTTGCCAGAGATAGTGCTATTGTATTTGTGATCTCTCTGTGTAagattcatatacacacacacattttgtagTTACTGTGTAGTTATGTATCATAGATCCTTGCCTAcatttgtattggttttgcccctATTAATTTTGTACTATTTTTAGAGTACCATTTCTCTCATTGGTCAGGGTAATTGTATTTTCTTCCTGAGTACTGGCAAGTCTGTCTAAATTTAGTGCTGCAGCTAATACAAAGAGGTTAACAAAATAACGTtcctaaaacttaaaaataagctgatgttttattaattatattattaaaaattggtATTCTATTCAAGTGGGAAACTAAAAACTCACCTAAGTCAGAGGTCAGAGAATAGCTCATTGTGAATTCTGCTggtattaaaatgtttataattgctAGTATTACTAGAACTGAAAAAGATATCTGTCATTAGAGAGGAAGTGCTCAATTTGAGGACATAGAAAAATATAGAGTCAGGCAAAATTGCCATGCCATTTAAAAACTTCCCAGGTATAAAGGTCCCCTGCTCCAAGGACTCAGTAATCTGGCCCTGTTCAGATGTGACCTTCCTGTGAAGATGGATTTGCCACTGCCTTTTTAACACTCCTTTGAGGAAGCCCATGCTTCTGATTTTAATCTGGTCACCCTTTACTTTTCCTTAGGAAGAAACTCCACTTGTCAGGTAGTTGTCATTTTCTCAGTTCCTTCACCCTAGTCATCTCTAAAGATGAAAGAGACTGGgccctgcatttttaaaatgactttttagaACCTGTTTTGGGGAGCATGGTCATGTCACTTTAGGACTCTAGTGGTTCTAAGCTGCCTGCTCTTCAAAGAATGAGTGACTGGACaaaattgattttattaaaacgttctgggacttccctggtggtccagtggttaagactgcacttccactgcagggggtacaagttcagtccctgattggtgaataaagatcccacatggtgtgcAACCTAAAAAAGAAAGCACTGGCCTGCTAAAGTATATTAtttaaagccatttttttttcctgtttacttGATCTTCATATTTTTGTGTAACTGGAAGTACCTATATAGCATTAGGAATTCCTCTTAATGGTAAGTGTTGTGTTTGGAAAACATCTACCACCTGACTGCAAAAGCTTTCTCTTGAAGAGCTCCTTTATCCTTAACATTTCTTGTTTATAGAATGAATATTAATTCAGCATTTATTATACCAGAAAAGTTGCAGTTACTAGGAAGTACCCTTGAAGGGTGCCTCATTAAACTGAGATGATTAGTGTTTGTGTAAATCATTATAAGTGCTCTGTTAGAGGTGTGGCAGAAGAGCAGGAGAAAGTGATTTTTCTTGGGAAGCTATACCTGAAAGATTAGTAGGAATTCTTGAAATGGAGAATTGGAGACGATAATTCCAGCACAGGCAAACACCATGAGTAGAGGTAGagaaatgtttgctgtggatgtAGGTAGCAGCTTGTGTAGGAAGAACAACTTGAACTCCAGCTTAGATGCCTGATGGTCACGGTGAGGGATAAAGCTGAAGCATACTCATTTGGGACTGGTTTTGTATACAAGGCTTAGAACTTGTACTTTGTTTTCCTGTCAAAGTGGAGAGCTGTCATTTCATTATCAGCTTTATAGTGtataaaaattattcaagaaacaacagaaagaTGGATTGGAGGTAGTCTAGTTAAGTACAGTAAGAGATGAGGAGGACTGCAGCTAGGACAGTGGGGAGGAGGTAGTTCAGAATATATTTTTGAGGCAGAATAGAACTTGGTGACAAATTAGATGTTGAGGTTGAGGGACTCCAAAGGCATCTGAAATAATGGTAATACCAGTAAGCAAATAAAGTAAGATAGAATCAGGAAAAGGTTTGAAAATTGGGTTTGGGGATGTTGTTGAGGGGCACTGTATCTATCCACTAAGATTGGAACTTAGGAAAGATTTGGGAACATGGATTAGGAACTGTCTTTCTTGGTAGTGGGCACTGCCCAAGTGCTGTCGTACTTATACAACCCTGAAAGATAGTATTGTCCCTCCCTGTTTGACAGTGAGGAAGCTTAGGGTTAGAGGAATAAGTCATTTGCTCAACGTGACACAACCACATGTGTTTTCCCATCTTGCTTCTGTTACCTGTTGCTGTGTAACAAGCCAATTCTCCTAAATTTGATGACTTAAAGGAATTATTACAATCTCTCATGGCTCTGTGAGCTCACTAAGCTCAGCTAGGAAGTTCTGGCTTGGGGCTCATTTGATTACAGTTGGATGACAGCTAGGACTGGAGTCATCTCCGGCTCCACCTGGCTCCATATCCAGGGTGGTTTCTTTGTGTGTCTGGCATCTCAGAATGGTTAGAACAGCTGAGGGCAACTGTGCGTCACCCGGGCTTCCTCACTCATGTGCACAACAATCATGGGGTAGTCAGACTTGTTACCTGGTATCTGGCTTACTCCAGGGGGAGTTGTCCAAGAGCTGGGCAGCAACTGCAAGGTGTGAGATGATCCAGGTGTGGAAGTCACACAGTCACTTCTGCGTCTTGTTGGTTAAAAGCAAGTCATCGGACCCGCCAGGATTTAAGGGAGCATGAATATCCAGAGACCATCTTTGGAGATTAGCTTCCTCCATGCGCTGCTGTCTTTGGGAGTCGTTTTTAGACGGGATGGCAATAGATGGGCCCCAAGATACCTTGCTAAAATGTGAAAGGAATGCAAGAAGACAGCATGAGTGTTTGAAGGAGGACCCAAGGAAAAGGAGTTggtggaaaaaataaatcaagagacagaggaagaaaaagttgGAAAAAGTGATGCTGTAGAAGCCAAGGAAGCAGGGAGTCACTGCCACCATAGTCATAGGTCCTTAAATTTGATTAGAAGGACCCTATGGTTCACATGTGCTCAGATACTTAGAGATGCCTGCTAAAGGCAGCTTTAAAAGGCTGCCCTTTTTCTCCCTGCCATTCACCCATCTCACCTGTACATACCCCATTAATGCCTTAAATTCATATTTAGAATTTAAGTAACTTAGTCCAGTGTGAAACATTAACAAGTTAAGTCTTACATAAATTGTTGTGATTGCATTTGGAATAGTTGACTGAGAGTTGGCTTCCAAGGAGTGGAAAGAATGTAGTACTTCTGGCTTCCTAGACAGGTGAAACTTATCTACGCAGAATGAGGGGTTAGACCAATAATTCTTCTCTTGCTGTGATGTTCTTCTGAGTTACAAGAAGGAATAAAATGCCATACACTGAATTACACCATGGCTGAAAAGAGTAGATGAAAtgggaaaatttttaatttttgattaataaatcagtttttttttttttccagagcacaAAGTTATCATTGTTGGGCTGGATAATGCAGGAAAAACTACCATCCTTTACCAATTGTAAGTACTAACTAGCTAAAAAATGGTATCTTTTTGTATATAGTTACTTTCTCTGCCAGAGTGATACTTAATTAGCAAAAGCAGTAAAAAATTTTATGGAATCCACATTACTCTGTAAGAAGGCAGGTTGGCCATGAACCAGGAGCCGAATTTAAGCAACTGCTTCTAGAGAGCTAGAACTTTATAAGACGTTGAgagtgttgttcagttgttcgCTTATAGAGAGCAGACAAATATTTGTTTCTGTAGTTTCTTGGAATGAAACTACAAAGTGTTCCAGCTAGTCCATTACCTAGTTCCACCTCTGTTTGAACTCttcattcactcttttttttttgaagtttcaaAGAGCTTTATTGTTTTCATACAACACATGATAGTGATGTATTTCAGGTTTTACCAAAGTGTGGCATCTTAAAATTAGGGATGGTTCATATCTATGATTCCAGAAATATAGTAGTTTTTTCAACATAAAGAGTCCAGTGTGTGTATTTGTTAGTATTCTTctgaacattatttatttatgtgtggtggtggtggtggtgtttagtcgctaagtcatgtctgactcttttgcgacccaatggacggtagtctgccgggctcctctgttcatgggatttctcaggcaagaattctcAAGAATtcttccagagaatcttcccaactcagggatcaagcctgcgtctcctgctttggcaggcggattctttaccactgaaccacctgggagaTCCTACACGTGtgtgtaatatatgtataatatgtagtatcctgtttttatttatttattttttatttgaagtacCGTTGCTTTACACTGGTATGTCAATTTCTGctctgcagcaaagtgaatcagccatacatacatatataagtcctctttttggatttctttcccatttaggtcaccacagagcaccaactagagttccctgtgctatatatacagTAGTGAACCCTTTGTTCACTCTTAATAAACCTAATGGAAAGGGGATATTTgggtataaaatataaaaggaggTTATGCTAATTTATCCCTTAGttgaaaaatattcaaacaatCTAGTTTCTTTGCTAATTGTGATATATTTGAACTTTTCCCCCAGTTCTATGAATGAAGTTGTGCATACATCCCCAACAATAGGAAGTAATGTAGAAGAGATAGTGATTAATAATACACGTTTTCTAATGTGGGATATCGGTGGCCAAGAATCTCTTCGTTCTTCCTGGAACACTTACTATACTAACACGGAGGTATGTTTCTTAATATACTAAGTCTTTTGTGAATATAATACTTGGGAAATACTTTCTAGATATAAACTCTTAAAGTTATCTTTTTGAAATATCACAGTATATTAATGTTAATATAAGTAGACTTTAAACATAATGGAATCTTTAATTCCCTCTTTCAGGGTCATTGTTCTGTATATCCAGTCTCATTGAACCGTAAGAAGAATTGGTGATTGATTAGTCTGATTTTATACTGATCCCAGAGCTTGtcttaaataattgtttttctaaAGAACTCCATTTCACAGTTTGTAACTTCATTTCTTTAGTACTATTTACTTGTGTCTGTATAGAGGAAATCCGAGTTAAATGAGGGGACTGGTGGTTTGAATCCTTGTTCAATAATTttactgtgtattttcttttatgcAATGCAATTGCACATTAAAGAactctttttattataaaacagtTTAGATATAGTCAtatgttttatttacatattatttgcCAAGAGGAAATTTCTGACATTTGAGATCTTCACTGTATAGACCTTGTAAGATTAAAGgctatgatatttgtttttgtagtGCTGGTTATAAGTTAATAAGTCTCCAACTGTATATATGGATGAGGCACTGTTAAATGTCTCTAATGACTTGATTCCCTAACACTCTGTTAAGAATTTGATCatgtcttttggagaaggaggagTATATATATGATTAGTATCCCCATATAAAATGCTGCATGTATTGTAAATTCATGCCAACGTCTTGAAAATCAATAGCTTTGTTGAAAGGTTTAGAGTAGGACATGTCTTAGAGCAATATAACCACATATCAGTAAAGTCTCAATGGGAGAAGAGGTCAAGTAGCAGTTCTCTTATCCATCTGCATTGTGGTTGATGAAATCTGAAGAATAGAGAAGATCCTGAAAATTAAGTGGTTTGTTTGGAAATGCTAGTTCTAAACAATATATAGTGCATACTAATACTAGGCAGTCAAAATTAACTTGGGCATAACCAGTGCCATCATAAAGTGACTATACCTGCTCCTGTTTCCCTGGTGCCTTTTGGTGCTCATGGAGTGGAAGGAGGGGCCATTGGAGCTCAGTCCTGCATAGCTCCTTTATGAGTGTTTGCATCTTCTGATGCTGGTCTCGTCAACAGTTCAGGAAAGAGCTGAACTGATTGTGCTTGCAGTAGCAGGGACCACTTATATAAGGAACAAGGCATGGTTTTAGATAcagatttattctttaaatttgttgggttttttttgaaaattaactcTCATATTACTTTATTCTCATACACCTGcccttttagatttttaaattgacATTAATAAATAGTATCTGTCTAGAAGTAACTTAAATTTTGGGTcataatatatttttgtcttaCAGTGCAAATAGAATTAAgatattagatattaattaagATATTATAGAATTAAGATACTAATTTAGAAAACATGTTATATTTTGCTTAGTTTATTAGCAGAATATTCTAATAGAATGATGACATcatattgtcttttattttctcttaaaaattagtaaatatgTTTGAATTAAAGATTAGACCTTTAGGCTTCACAAAGTATAGTGggtatctctggttttcaataaTACTATACCATAAGGTTCTAATTTCTTGATAGTTGTTAGACTGTAAATCAAATAAATACTTGATAAATTTTACAGATAGCAAATTATGTAATCACTAATGactttttttgtaattattttagtTTGTAATAGTTGTTGTGGACAGTACAGACAGAGAAAGGATTTCTGTAACTAGAGAAGAACTCTATAAAATGTTAGCCCATGAGGTAAGTAGGATTCTGGCATTAGATGTGTGTTGGGGGGATATTTCTGtcacattttttactttatattttctcatGGGGATGCTATTTCAGatttttggaaaaaattatttaGCTACTGAGTTTGTAATTTTGACACTTTCCAATTCGGAAGTGTATCTGAAAGCAGTAGAAAGATTGTGGAATCACTTGTAGATTTTTAACACCATTTATCTTGAATAAATTTGGTTTAGAAGTTTTCCTGGACAAAAAGATCTAAAatggctttcatttttcattttaaattgattaaTCATACAGAGGATTATCATTAAGACTTTACAGCATCTTATTTCTAAGACACACAGCAAGTTCTGATGATAACTCAGTTATCTGACTAATACTTAAATTTGTTGCCCTTTAGTCTCTGGTATTTTTCCCTCAGCTGAATAAAACTATGTAACTAGCCATATTTTCTTAGCCCTTGAGAAATATAACTGTTAACATaatttgagaattaaatggaCTGAATAATATAGTCAGTAATGATAATAGTAACTATAAAATCATATATTATTTGTAATAGAGTTGTACCTCTGTGTTAGCAGTTTTGGTTCTAGGATGCCTGTAGGTACCAAAATCCAAAGATGTTCAAGTTCCTTGTATAAAATGgtacagtatttgcatataacctatgcatatcctcctgtatactttaagtCATCTGTAGATTGCTTATAATATCTAGTACAGTGTAAATGCTATGAAAATATGCAGCAAatccaagttttgctttttgaactTTCTGGAATGTTTTTCCCTGAATATCTTCAACTTGAGGTTCATGTGACTGCAGAACCCATGGATAAGTAAGGCCAACTGTAGTGGCATCTGATTATTTTCACTTGCCTTTTATCACAGATGTTACTTTCTCAACTCAAAGGTGGCAATAGAATAGTAAATACTTAAATGtgttgtataatttttatttgagtgTAATTTTAAGGAAACTGGGATATCTTTGTAATGACGTTTTATATTAGTTTTAATACTGATTCAATGGCTTCCTTTTGTgatttttgttaagaattttggTATGTTTCACATGTAAGGAAACTTGGTGAAGTAGTTATGTAAATTGGAGTTTCTGTTTTGCTTGTGGTGGTCATACCCACCAAGATGCTATTTTGAACTGATTCTAGCAGCTGTTAaatctttggaattttttttttttttaattcatcttgCCTTTGTACATGTATTTAACAATTTTCAATTCAAAAGAGGCATGAgctaaggatttttaaaatgtccccCTTTGCATTTTACAACAATGCATCATTCTTCAGTTTTTACCAAAGAgttgttctgttgttgttttatgaagactttagaaaaagaaaaataagacgcAAAATGTATTTGTCTCTTGACTATATTTTTTACTCTGTTAACAGGTAGCCTCCCTATTTGATTCTTACTCTAATTGGCCAATATGTAGGACATCAGTATTATAAAAAGTCCAGAGAGTAGGGCTCTAACAGAGTCGTTGGATTTTATGAGTTGAGTCATTAACTTGCATAGATCAATTAACCTCGTCTTTTATGGATTAGCACACTGAGGCCCAGTAGTTTATGTGACTTGATGAGCTTTTGAATTTAAGCATTCACATCATTCAGGCTCTTCACTAGCTGCtgttgagtcacttcagtcgtgtccgactctgtgcaaccccatagacggcagcccaccaggatgccctgtccctgggattctccaggcaagaacactggagtgggttgccatttccttctccaatgcatgaaaatgaaaagtgaaagtgaagtcgctcagtcatgtccagccctcagcaaccccatggactctgcagccttccaggctcctccatccatgggatttttcaggcaagagtactggcgtggggtgccattgccttctccgctcttcGCTAGGAAAAATAGTAAAAGCCAGAAATAGAGCCTagctggaaagtgaaagaagggatGAAAAATAGTAAAAGCCAGAAATAGAGCCTagctggaaagtgaaagaaaggatgAGATTaccagaaaagaaaggaattatAGGTGAAATTGGGAACTAGAGTTAAGTTACTTAATAGGGTCAGGAAGAGCCAATAGGCAGAGTTCTGGGGAGGAGCTTCCGGCTCAAGGATGAGAAtttgtgaatgaaaaataaattctgacatgGGTTAGTCAAGTGCTTCATGCATACCACAATAAACAACAGTCTTCTTATCATCACCAGTAATGATTCTATGTATTATGAAATACAGAACTAGAGCATTTAAATACATTTCTGAAAGCTTCATCTTAAATGAAGCGCAAAAACATTGAAactcatgaattttttttaaaattccaaagacGAAAGAATAGATGTGTTTTATTCAGAATGACTCAACTTCTAGTAATTATCTTTACAAATGGAGTTTGAGAAACAAATTGACAACTATATATGGCATATAGACAATGCTAATAAgtaaatgtgtctgtgtgtgctacTATTCATTTCCTTGACTAAACTAAAAACTATTTTTAGACTCTTAAGAACAGAAGTCTGTGGTATGGAGCAGAACTTTTTCAAAGTGTTTAAAATGGGTGATATACAAAAGATCACCACTCTTTACCTTGTACTTTGACCTCTTGTTAAGTCAAGTAACAGCCTTAATCCAGTGTATCTCTTTTCTACTGTTTAGCATAATGCATACTTTGTTGTGaggttattttaagaaaaagtaaaggaagacgtaattttcctcttttcctaaatatttaaatgtagataacatagcttttaaaaaaatcaagaacctTAAATAAAATTTGAGCCTTTAATATCTAGAAAAATTACATTCAatatgggttttttcttttttttttagacattgcAGTACCTGGCTCTATTTCTTAGGTTTTCCAATTTTCAGTCTACGGGCCTCTCCAAATAATTTTGTTACTAAAAGTGATGAATATAGGTTACTTATAAATAGCATAAACTATGTGTCCTAACTTGTGCCAAATATTTCTGTTGTTAAGTATTTCTAAAGTGTGTTCCTTGAACATGCCAGCATTACCTGGCATGACCTATATAAAGATTGCAACACATGCTGGCAAGAAGAGATAGTGAAACCTAAACGATAGGAAGATAGGAATTAAATCCCATGGAAAGTCCATCTACTCAGTGATTCAGCCATATATCAACTATTGATAACTGTTCCATTTTCCAATTaggataagagaaaaaaattcatatactTGATAATGCATATGAGCACTAGTTATAGGTCATCCCTTCAACTTTTTGCCTTATATAAATAGGCAGGTGATCTGAACTATAGGTGAAACGAATTGAAACTCTCTTGGGGGAgcggtagtatttttttttttaatttatttgaaggataattgctttagaatattgtgttggtttttgccatatatcagcatgagtcaaccataggtatacatatgttccctccctcttgaacctcccaccccattccacctttctaggttgtcacagagcatgggtttgagctccctgagtcacacagcaataAACAGGAACTCTTAGAACTTAATGTTTTCAGAGCAGTGGTCCCTGACCTTTTTAGCACCAGGGACTAATTTTGtggaagatttttccacagtccTGCGGAGGGGAAAGAGATGGTTTCCTGATGATtgaagcacattacatttattgtgcacttgtatttctattattattacatcagctccatctcagatcatcaggcattagattccagAGGTTTGAGACCCTCATGCTAGAGTATCCCTTCTCTGACCAAGTTACTCAGGTAACTCTGTCCTTATCTGCAGTACTGTAGTGCCGTCCTGCAGGGGGCACTGTAACTAAGTCAGTCTCGTTGTTTATGTAAAGCATGCAGCAGAACTCCTGTTAACCAAGTAAGAAATTTACtacttttgttgtttatttacttcagaaagaatgaaaagcctTTGAGACTCTCTTCTAGCAAGAGTAAAATAATGTGGAACAATGTCTCTTTAAACCTACTAAAGACTCTTCTtcgaacacacaaacacatgattGAAACCAAAATATTCTCACTGAGATCCCTGAAAAGAAGATGGCATTTAACAGAGCTGGGAACACTTGCA
The window above is part of the Bos javanicus breed banteng chromosome 2, ARS-OSU_banteng_1.0, whole genome shotgun sequence genome. Proteins encoded here:
- the ARL5A gene encoding ADP-ribosylation factor-like protein 5A; the encoded protein is MGILFTRIWRLFNHQEHKVIIVGLDNAGKTTILYQFSMNEVVHTSPTIGSNVEEIVINNTRFLMWDIGGQESLRSSWNTYYTNTEFVIVVVDSTDRERISVTREELYKMLAHEDLRKAGLLIFANKQDVKGCMTVAEISQFLKLTSIKDHQWHIQACCALTGEGLCQGLEWMMSRLKIR